The DNA sequence CGGCTGATCCAGGAGGCCCGTAAGAACAGCGGACTGGACGTGGCCGACCGGATCGCGCTGCGCTGGCGGTCGGCCGACGAGGAGCTCCGCCAGGCCCTCACCGACCACGCCGAGCTGATCGCGGACGAGGTCCTCGCGACCGACTTCGCCTCCGGCGACGGGGAGGAGGGCTACGGCGAGGAGTTCACGGACACCCCGCTGGGCCTCACCTTCCGCCTCCGCAAGGCGTAATACCGGGGGTTCGGTACCCCACCCCGCGAGCGCCGGACGGGCTGGTTCCAGCCCGTCCGGCGCTCGCGACGTCCCGAACCGGGGGCAGGCGGGGGAAAGCGTCCCACCCGCACGGCAAAGGGCCGGGCCCGGGAGCTTGCCGCTCCCGGGCCCGGCCCTGGTGATTGCCGAACGCCGCGCGCTATGCGTACCGCGTCAGTTGTCGTCCTCGTCGATGAGGAAGCCCCGCATCGGGCTCGGCGCCTGCTGCATCGGCTGCGGGCTCTGCGGCCGCACCGGTGCCATCGGCTGGGTCATCGCGGGAGACATCTGCTGCTGTCCGCCGTAGGACGGCGCTCCGCCGTTCTGACCGTGGCCGCCCATGGACTGGTTGCCGCCCATGGTGTGGCCGCCCATGGTGCCGGCGCCGGCCGAGGCCATGGAGCCGCTCATCGAGGGGGACGGCGGCAGCGAGGCGGTCGCCGGGGTACGCGGCGGGGCGAGCGAGTCGTCGGCCTGGTTCTCCAGCTGGCGCAGCTGGCTCTCCAGGTACGACTTCAGCCGCGTGCGGTACTCGCGCTCGAAGCCGCGCAGATCCTCGACCTTGCGCTCGAGCGTGGCACGGGCGGACTCCAGGGAGCCCATCGCCACACGGTGCTTCTCCTGCGCGTCCCGCTCCAGCGCGTCGGCCTTGGCGCGGGCGTCCCGCTCCAGGCCCTCGGCGCGGCTGCGGGCCTCGCCGACGATCTTGTTGGCCTCGGAACGGGCCTCCGCGATCGCCTGGTCAGCGGTCTGCTGCGCGAGCGAGAGCACGCGCGCGGCGCTGTCGCCGCCCGGACCCTGCCCCGGCTGCGGCAGCTGCGGACCACCGGGGCCGCCAGGACCGCCGGGGCCACCGGGACCGCCCATCGGGCCACCCATGGGACCGCCGGGACCCATCGGGCCGTTCTGACCCATGGGACCGTTCTGACCCATCGGACCGTTCTGGCCCATCGGGCCGGGACCGCCCTGCTGCATCGGTCCGGGGCCGTTCTGGCCCATCGGACCGGCCGGCAGCTGCGGGGCACCGCCCGGGAGTTGGGGCGGCCCACCCATCTGCTGCTGCTGGCCGGGCGGCACCGGCTGCGGTCCCGATATGGCGGCGGGCACGGGTGCGCCTGGCCTCTCCTGCTGTTCGGGAGGCTTGCGCATGCCTTGTTGCTGACTCTGGGCGGCGGCACGCGTCGCGGCGGCCAGCTTGGCGCGCAGGTCCTCGTTCTCCCGCAACAGCCGGGTCAGTTCGGCTTCGACCTCGTCGAGGAAGGCATCGACCTCGTCCTCGTCATAGCCTTCTCGGAGGCGGACGGTCGTGAACTGCTTGTTCCGCACGTCCTCGGGGGTCAACGGCATCTCTACTTCACCTCAACGTAGTCGTCGGCAATCGGCAAGACCGTATCGTTCACACCCTGCTCGCAAAATTGCTCACGACGGTGATCAGGATCCAGACGATGATCATCAGCACGAAGAAGGACAGGTCGAGCGCCACACCCCCGAGACGCAGCGGCGGGATGAACCGCCGCAGAAGCTTGAGTGGCGGATCGGTCACAGTGTAGGTGGCCTCGAGGAGGACCACCATCGCTCGACCGGGTTGCCACGAGCGCGCGAACTGGAAGACATAGTCCATAACCAGCCGGAAGATCAGCACGATCAGGAAGCAGTAGAGCGCGATGTAGATCACCTGTAGTGCGATGCCCATCCCGCGCGTCCCTCTCCCCTGGTTCGTACTGGCCTTACGGCCTCGGATGACTCGGTGTTGCCGGTTTGCCGTTTTTGCGTCTCAGCTCTGGTTGAAGAACCCGCCCTCTGCGATACGGGCCTTGTCCTCCGCCGTGACATCGACGTTAGCAGGAGACAACAGGAACACCTTCTGCGTCACCCGCTCAATGCTGCCATGGAGGCCGAACACCAGACCGGCGGCAAAGTCGACAAGTCGCTTCGCATCCGTGTCGTCCATCTCCGTCAGATTCATGATCACGGGAGTGCCCTCACGGAAGTGTTCCCCGATAGTACGGGCCTCGTTGTAGGTCCGGGGGTGGAGTGTGGTGATGCGGTACGGCTCCCGCTCGGACACAACCTTGGGCATGATCACGGGCGCGTTCTTCTCCAAGTTCTGACGTTCAGGTGTGATGGACGCCACGGGGGCAATTCGCGCGGGTCGCCCGGTTTCTACCGCAAGGGGAGCCGGTTCACGCTGCGCGGGAGGATGGACGACTCGCACGGATTCGCCCCTTTCCGGCCGTGGTTCGGTCTCCACTACCTGATGTCGCCGACGGTCCCGCTCGGGCTCCGGCTCGGGCTCGAACTCGTCGTCGGGGTCGAATCCCCGGCCGTCGTACCCATCGTCCTCCACGAGGCCGAGGTAGACCGCCATCTTGCGCATCGCGCCGGCCATTCTCTGCGTCCTCCGCTCTGTGGTGGATCGGCTCCGCCACCGGATGCCATGGATCCACGTGGCCCGCCCGCCTTTTGACGGGAATGACCATATTTTCTGCTGTGGTCCGACTTCTTCGCGACGTTACCGGAGCCTGGGTCGGACTCCGAGTACCGCAGTGCCGACGCGCACATGTGTCGCCCCCGCCGCCACCGCTTCCTCGAGGTCCGAGCTCATCCCCGCCGAAACCATGGTGGCAGCCGGATGGGCCACGCGCAGGCGGGACGAGATTTCCATCAGCCGGTCGAACGCCGCCCGCGGCCGCCCTTCATAAGGACCCGTCAGCGGGGCGACGGTCATCAGACCGTCGAGCCGCAGCCCTTCGGCCTCGGCCACGGAATCGGCGAGCCGTGCCACTCCGTCCGGTCCGACACCTCCGCGCCCTCCCCGTTCGTCGGAGTCCGCGTCGAGCGCGACCTGAATCAGGACGCCCAGCTCCCGTGCGGCCCCCACGGCCGCACGGGAGAGCGCGTCAACCAATCGCTTACGATCGACAGATTGCACCACATCGGCATAACTCGATACCGAACGAACCTTATTGGTCTGCAACTGTCCGACAAAGTGCCAGATCAGTGGCAAATCCGCGCATTCCGCAGCTTTGGGAGCTGCTTCCTGATCGCGGTTCTCGGCGACATGCCGTACGCCGAGTTCCGCGAGCAAACGGACATCGCTCGCCGGATAGGTCTTGGTGACCACGATCCGGGTCACCTCTTCGCGCTTGCGACCGGCCGTGGCACAGGCAGCAGAGATACGTTCCTCCACCCGGGCCAGATTGGCGGCCAGTTCCGCCTTGCGATCCGTCACGACTCAGCCGGCCAACCAGACATAGCTCGCGAGCCGCCCCGTGATGCGCTCGCGCCGGTACGAGAAGTGGTCCGCCGACTCCAGGGTGCAGATGTGAGATTCTCCATCCGCCTCGTCCATCCGCACACCGGACCGGGCCAGTTGGGCCCGGACACCGGCCACCACGTCCACCGCCGGGGTACCCCAGCTGGTTTCGGCCCATGCCTCGGGCACCGTCGCGGCGACATCGGCGCGCATGTCCGCGGGAACCTCGTAGCAGCGGCCGCACACCGCGGGGCCGATACGGGCGACGATCCGGGCAGGCTCAGCGCCCTGTTCGGTCATCGCCTCCACCACCGCCGGGACCACTCCGGCGACCAGACCCGGCCGGCCGGCGTGGGCGGCGCCGATGATCCCGGCCACCGGATCGGCCAGCAGCACCGGGGTGCAGTCGGCGGTGAGGACGGCCAGGGCGAGACCTTGACGCCGGGTCACCACCGCGTCCACCGCCGGGATCTCCCCGTCGGCCCACGGTCCGTCGACCACCGCGACGTCCCGGCCGTGCACCTGGTTCATCCATACGACCGCCGCCGGGTCCAGGCCCATCGCCTTGGCGGCCAGTTCCCGGTTGGCCCGTACGGCCTGGGGGGCGTCGCCGACCGCCCCGCCGAGGTTGAGCTCGTCATACGGAGCGGCGCTCACCCCGCCCCACCGGTCGGTGAAGGCGAAGTGCGCGCCGCTCGCGTCGTGCTGTTGCGCTATCACGTCTGGTTCGCTTCAAAGTCGCCGTCGAGCCATACCGGACGGCTCACTTCAGGAAGTCCGGAACGTCCAGCTCCTCGGCCTGGCTGTCCGGGTAGGGACGAGCCGGGGGGACCTGGGGGTGCGGGGCGGGCGCCGGGGGCGGCGGCACCTCGGCGACCGGGGTCGGGTCCGCCGGGGCGGGCTCCTCCTCGCGCGGGGTGACGCTGCCGAGCCCGCCGAAGGACGGGCGGCTGTTCTCCGAGCGGGACGACGGGCTGCTCGAGGAGGCGGTGGCGCTCTCGTCGCGGCCGCCGCCATAGGAACCGAGCACCTTGTCGCGGTTCTTGGCGGGCGGCTGACCGCCGTCGAAGCCCGCCGCGATCACGGTGACCCGGACCTCGTCGCCGAGCGCGTCGTCGATCACCGCGCCGAAGATGATGTTGGCCTCGGGGTGGGCGGCCTCGCTCACCAGCTGGGCGGCCTCGTTGATTTCGAACAGACCGAGGTCGGAACCGCCGGAGATGGAGAGCAGCACGCCCCGGGCGCCGTCGATGGACGCCTCCAGCAGCGGCGAGGAGATCGCCATCTCGGCCGCGGCCACCGCGCGGTCGTCACCGCGCGCCGAGCCGATGCCCATGAGCGCCGATCCGGCCTCGGACATCACGGACTTGACGTCCGCGAAGTCGAGGTTGATCAGACCGGGGGTGGTGATCAGGTCGGTGATGCCCTGAACACCGGAGAGCAGCACCTGGTCGGCCGACTTGAACGCGTCGAGCACGCTCACCTGACGGTCCGAAATGGACAGCAGTCGGTCGTTCGGGATCACGATGAGGGTGTCGACCTCGTCCCGCAGACCCGCGATGCCGTCCTCCGCCTGATTGGCGCGGCGGCGGCCCTCGAAAGTGAACGGACGGGTGACCACACCGATCGTCAGTGCGCCCAGCGAACGCGCGATGTTCGCGACCACAGGCGCACCGCCGGTGCCCGTGCCGCCGCCCTCGCCCGCAGTCACGAAGACCATGTCGGCCCCCTTGAGGACCTCCTCGATCTCC is a window from the Streptomyces luomodiensis genome containing:
- a CDS encoding DivIVA domain-containing protein, with product MPLTPEDVRNKQFTTVRLREGYDEDEVDAFLDEVEAELTRLLRENEDLRAKLAAATRAAAQSQQQGMRKPPEQQERPGAPVPAAISGPQPVPPGQQQQMGGPPQLPGGAPQLPAGPMGQNGPGPMQQGGPGPMGQNGPMGQNGPMGQNGPMGPGGPMGGPMGGPGGPGGPGGPGGPQLPQPGQGPGGDSAARVLSLAQQTADQAIAEARSEANKIVGEARSRAEGLERDARAKADALERDAQEKHRVAMGSLESARATLERKVEDLRGFEREYRTRLKSYLESQLRQLENQADDSLAPPRTPATASLPPSPSMSGSMASAGAGTMGGHTMGGNQSMGGHGQNGGAPSYGGQQQMSPAMTQPMAPVRPQSPQPMQQAPSPMRGFLIDEDDN
- a CDS encoding YggT family protein, which translates into the protein MGIALQVIYIALYCFLIVLIFRLVMDYVFQFARSWQPGRAMVVLLEATYTVTDPPLKLLRRFIPPLRLGGVALDLSFFVLMIIVWILITVVSNFASRV
- a CDS encoding cell division protein SepF, yielding MAGAMRKMAVYLGLVEDDGYDGRGFDPDDEFEPEPEPERDRRRHQVVETEPRPERGESVRVVHPPAQREPAPLAVETGRPARIAPVASITPERQNLEKNAPVIMPKVVSEREPYRITTLHPRTYNEARTIGEHFREGTPVIMNLTEMDDTDAKRLVDFAAGLVFGLHGSIERVTQKVFLLSPANVDVTAEDKARIAEGGFFNQS
- a CDS encoding YggS family pyridoxal phosphate-dependent enzyme, translating into MTDRKAELAANLARVEERISAACATAGRKREEVTRIVVTKTYPASDVRLLAELGVRHVAENRDQEAAPKAAECADLPLIWHFVGQLQTNKVRSVSSYADVVQSVDRKRLVDALSRAAVGAARELGVLIQVALDADSDERGGRGGVGPDGVARLADSVAEAEGLRLDGLMTVAPLTGPYEGRPRAAFDRLMEISSRLRVAHPAATMVSAGMSSDLEEAVAAGATHVRVGTAVLGVRPRLR
- the pgeF gene encoding peptidoglycan editing factor PgeF, translating into MIAQQHDASGAHFAFTDRWGGVSAAPYDELNLGGAVGDAPQAVRANRELAAKAMGLDPAAVVWMNQVHGRDVAVVDGPWADGEIPAVDAVVTRRQGLALAVLTADCTPVLLADPVAGIIGAAHAGRPGLVAGVVPAVVEAMTEQGAEPARIVARIGPAVCGRCYEVPADMRADVAATVPEAWAETSWGTPAVDVVAGVRAQLARSGVRMDEADGESHICTLESADHFSYRRERITGRLASYVWLAG
- the ftsZ gene encoding cell division protein FtsZ, producing MAAPQNYLAVIKVVGIGGGGVNAINRMIEVGLKGVEFIAINTDAQALLMSDADVKLDVGRELTRGLGAGANPEVGRKAAEDHREEIEEVLKGADMVFVTAGEGGGTGTGGAPVVANIARSLGALTIGVVTRPFTFEGRRRANQAEDGIAGLRDEVDTLIVIPNDRLLSISDRQVSVLDAFKSADQVLLSGVQGITDLITTPGLINLDFADVKSVMSEAGSALMGIGSARGDDRAVAAAEMAISSPLLEASIDGARGVLLSISGGSDLGLFEINEAAQLVSEAAHPEANIIFGAVIDDALGDEVRVTVIAAGFDGGQPPAKNRDKVLGSYGGGRDESATASSSSPSSRSENSRPSFGGLGSVTPREEEPAPADPTPVAEVPPPPAPAPHPQVPPARPYPDSQAEELDVPDFLK